One region of Phoenix dactylifera cultivar Barhee BC4 unplaced genomic scaffold, palm_55x_up_171113_PBpolish2nd_filt_p 000143F, whole genome shotgun sequence genomic DNA includes:
- the LOC103711967 gene encoding probable amino acid permease 7 isoform X2 — MGGEGEAVNIPLLTELPDAPETHIKRTGTVWTAVAHIITAVIGSGVLSLAWSIAQLGWVAGPMAMVFFAAVTMFQSHLLADCYRSPDPEHGHIRNHSYMEAVKLNLGKKSWWACGIFQQLNLYGIGIAYTITSASSIRAILKSNCYHREGHNAPCSYGENYEMLLFGAVQMVFSQIPDFHEMAWLSILAEVMSFAYSSIGFGLGLTKVIENGRIKGGVGGIPMSSPTQKFWLVSQALGDIAFAYPFSLVLLEIEDTLKSPPPENQTMKIASKISILTTTFFYLCCGCFGYAAFGNDTPGNLLTGFGFYEPYWLVDFANACVVLHLVGGYQVFSQPVFALVDRWSAEKFPGSGFVNKFYTIQLPFLPPCRLSLLRLCYRTIYVASTTGIAMLFPYFNQVLGVLGAWNFWPMGIYFPVEMYLVQRKMRAWTKKWVGLQIFRIVCLFISIFAFVGSIEGLITEKLS; from the exons AtggggggagaaggagaagctgTGAACATCCCCTTGCTCACAGAGCTTCCAGATGCACCAGAAACGCACATCAAGAGAACTG GGACTGTTTGGACTGCTGTTGCCCACATAATTACCGCCGTAATAGGCTCTGGAGTCCTCTCTCTAGCATGGAGCATAGCTCAATTGGGTTGGGTTGCTGGTCCTATGGCTATGGTGTTCTTTGCTGCAGTCACCATGTTCCAATCACACCTGCTTGCTGATTGCTATAGATCACCTGATCCTGAGCATGGGCACATCAGGAACCATTCATACATGGAAGCTGTAAAACTGAATTTAG GGAAGAAGAGTTGGTGGGCTTGTGGGATATTTCAGCAACTAAATTTGTATGGCATTGGAATAGCATACACCATCACGTCTGCTAGTAGTATAAG AGCAATTCTGAAGTCAAACTGCTACCACAGAGAAGGCCACAATGCTCCATGCTCATATGGAGAGAATTATGAAATGCTGCTATTTGGAGCTGTTCAGATGGTTTTCTCACAGATACCAGATTTTCACGAGATGGCATGGCTCTCAATTCTCGCAGAAGTCATGTCCTTCGCCTACTCATCCATTGGATTTGGACTTGGTCTTACCAAAGTGATTG AGAATGGAAGAATCAAAGGTGGAGTTGGAGGCATTCCGATGTCCTCACCAACACAGAAGTTCTGGCTAGTTTCTCAAGCACTGGGAGACATTGCATTCGCCTATCCATTCTCTCTAGTTCTCTTAGAGATAGAG GATACTCTCAAGTCACCACCACCTGAAAACCAGACCATGAAAATAGCGTCAAAGATCTCGATTCTCACCACCACATTCTTCTACCTCTGTTGTGGGTGTTTCGGCTATGCTGCCTTTGGGAATGATACACCTGGAAACCTCCTGACAGGGTTTGGTTTCTACGAGCCTTACTGGCTTGTCGACTTTGCCAATGCATGCGTTGTTCTTCACTTGGTGGGAGGGTATCAG GTTTTCAGCCAGCCAGTATTCGCATTGGTGGACAGATGGTCTGCAGAGAAGTTCCCCGGCAGTGGATTTGTGAACAAATTCTACACCATCCAATTGCCATTCCTGCCTCCTTGCAGACTGAGTCTTCTCAGGTTATGCTATAGAACCATATATGTTGCATCCACCACAGGGATTGCAATGCTCTTTCCATACTTCAACCAGGTCTTAGGAGTGCTGGGTGCCTGGAACTTCTGGCCTATGGGTATCTATTTCCCTGTGGAGATGTACTTAGTGCAGAGAAAGATGAGGGCTTGGACAAAGAAATGGGTTGGCCTTCAGATCTTCCGAATTGTGTGCTTATTTATCAGTATATTTGCTTTTGTTGGATCAATTGAAGGACTTATTACTGAGAAGCTGAGTTAG